The sequence below is a genomic window from Lolium perenne isolate Kyuss_39 chromosome 4, Kyuss_2.0, whole genome shotgun sequence.
TGGGTTAGCACAAGAGGTACGTATGTGGGTCGGGGTGGGGTCGTGGCGGGAGGCGTGGAAGGGTACCTGTGGGGTCAGAATGCAGTAGTGGGGTGTGTGGGTCGGCGAAAAGAAGGGTGGGTGAGGTTGGCAGGAGGCAGGCTGCGGTGGGTGTGGGGTATGGATGAGGATAATTATTTATTACCGGCGGAGGTGGGTTTAATTATCAGTTGAGTGGGTGAGTCGGGTTTAGAATGTCTTTAATTAGCGAGGGGTTTGTATAATTAATAGCTATTATACAACCTCTTAATTAAGGGGTTGTAGTATAGTCCTACCGTATATAGAGAGATAATTAATATCTATTATATAACCTCTTGGTTtattattagggtttagggttagggttaactaggatttatggtttagggttagggtttagagtttagggAGGATCATTTTTTGCATATCGCACCGTCATACGCACACACGTGCGTGGATGTTATTCTTTTAGGAGGAAAGAAATATTTACTTTTAGCATCGTGTTGCTAATTAAGGATTTGAACCAGTgtttgattttctagtttgatacCATGTGTAATTGTTATTACATGGCATGATCTAGATGGTATGTAAGATTCAACCAACATATCAATATGTGATTGGAAGAAACGAGGAAATTTTATATATTAATGCAACATAAATTTACAAAATTAATAGGTCACACCGCTAGTCGAAATCTTGTATAAAACCTGGGTACGTAGTCACGGGTCAGTGGAAGGTCGAATGGGTGTCAGCGGGAGGTGGGTTGGGTCGGTGGGAGGAAGGGTTTGTGGTGGGTTTAGCGGAATGTGGTGTTGGGGTTGGGTTAGCACAAGAGGTACGTGGGTCGAGGTAGGGTCGGCGGGAGGCGTGGTAGGGTACGTGTGGGGGTCGGAATGTGGTGGGGGTTGTGGGGCTTGATGGAAAGCGGGGTGGGTGAGGTTGGAAGGAGGCAAGCTACGGTGGGTGTGGGGTATATGTAGGATGAGTGTACTTTAGTATTGGCGGAGGTGGCTTTAACAGTTGATGAGTGGGTGTGAGTCGGGTTTAGAATGTCTTTAGCGAGGGGTTTGTAGAATTAATAGATGTTATACATCCTCTTAGGGGGTTGTAGTATATAGTCCCACTATATATAGAGACAGAATTAATATCTATTATATATAACCTCTTGGTTtattattagggtttagggttagggttaactaGGGTttatgatttagggttagggtttagggaggATGATTTTTTACATATCGCAACATCATACACACATGCGTGGATGATATTCTTTTAGGGAGGAAAGAAATATTTACTTTTAATTAGTATCGTGTTGCTAAGGATTTGAACCAGTGTTTGGCTTTCAAGTGTCATACCACGTGGAATTGTTATTGCATGCATGATCTAGATGGTATGTAAGATTCAACCAACACATCAATATGTGAGTGGAAGAAACAAGGAAAATTTTATATATTAATAATGCAACGTAAATTTACCAAATAGGGCACACCGCTAGTCAGAATCTTGTATAAAATTGGGTAGTCTGGGGTCGGTGGAAGGTCGAATAGTGTCAGCGCGAGGTGGGCGGGGGCGGTGGGAGGAAGGGTTTGTGGTGGGTTTTGGCGGAATGTGGTGTTTGGGTTGGGGTTAGCATAGGAGGTACGTGTGTCGGGGTGGGGTCGGCGAGAGGCATGTGGTAGGGTATGTGTGGGGCCAGAATGCAGTGGGGGTGTGTGGCGGAAAGCGGAGTGGGTGAGGTTGGCAGGAGGGTAGGCTGCGGTGGGTGCGAGGAATGTAGGTTGAGGGTAGTTTAGTATTGGCGGAGGTGGGTTTATAGGTTGAGTGGGTGAGTCGGGTTTAGAATGTATTTAGCGAGGGGTTTGTAGAATTAAAGGTATTATACAACCTCTTAGGGGTTGTAGTATAGTCCCActatacatagagagagagaaTTAATATTTATTATATAGCCTCTTGGTTTATTATTATGATTAAGGGTTAGGGTTAACTAGTGTTTATGGTTATGGGTTAGGGTATAGGGAGGATAATTTTTTACATATCGCAACGTCATACAAACGTGCGTGGATGATATTATTTTAGGGAGGAAATAAATATTTACTTTTACTATCGTGTTGGTAACGATTTGAACGAGTGTTTGATTTTCAAGTCTGATACCACGTGGAATTGATATTGCATGCATGATCTAGATGGTATGTAAGATTCAACCAACATATCCATATGTGAGTGGAAGAAATAAGGAAATTTTATATATTAATAATGCAACGTAAATTTACCAAATAGGGCACACCGCTAGTCGGAATCTTGTATAAAATTGGGTAGTTTGGGGTCGGTGGAAGGTCGAATAGTGTCAGCGCGAGGTGGGCGGGGGCGGTGGGAGGAAGGGTTTGTGGTGGGTTTTGGCGGAATGTGGTGTTGGGGTTGGGGTTAGCACAGGAGGTACGTGTGTCGGTGTGGGGTCAGCGAGAGGCGTGTGGTAGGGTATGTGTGGGGCCAGAATGCAGTGGGGGTGTGTGGCGGAAAGCGGAGTGGGTGAGGTTGGCAGGAGGGCAGGCTGCGGTGGGTGCGAGGAATGTAGGTTGAGGGTAGTTTAGTATTGGCGGAGGTGGGTTTATAGGTTGAGTGGGTGAGTCAGGTTTAGAATGTATTTAGCGAGGGGTTTGTAGAATTAAAGCTATTATACAACCTCTCAGGGGTTGTAGTATAGTCCCActatacatagagagagagaaTTAATATCTATTATATAGCCTCTTGGTTtattattagggtttagggttagggttaactaGTGTTTATGGTtatgggttagggtttagggaggATAATTTTTTACATATCGCAACGTCATACAAACGTGCGTGGATGATATTCTTTTAGGGAGGAAATAAATATTTACTTTTACTATCGTGTTGGTAACGATTTGAACGAGTGTTTGATTTTCAAGTATGATACCACGTGGAATTGTTATTGCATGCATGATCTAGATGGTATGTAAGATTCAACCAACATATCAATATGTGAGTGGAAGAAATAAGGAAATTTTATATATTAATAATGCAACGTAAATTTACCAAATAGGACACACCGCTAGTCAGAATCTTGTATAAAATTGGGTAGTCTGGGGTCGGTGCAAGGTCAAATAGTGTCAGCGCGAGGTGGGCGGGGGCGGTGGGAGGAAGGGTTTGTGGTGGGTTTTGGAGGAATGTGGTGTTGGGGCTGGGGTTAGCACAGGAGGTACATGTGTTGGTGTGGGGTCGACGAGAGGCGTGTGGTAGGGTATGTGTGGGCCAGAATGCAGTGGGGGTGTGTGGCGGAAAGCGGAGTGGGTGAGGTTGGCAGGAGGGCAGGCTGCGGTGGGTGCGAGGAATGTAGGTTGAGGGTAGTTTAGTATTGGCGGAGGTGGGTTTATAGGTTGAGTGGGTGAGTTGGGTTTAGAATGTATTTAGCGAGGGGTTTGTAGAATTAAAGCTATTATACAACCTCTTAGGGGTTGTAGTATAGTCCCActatacatagagagagagagagaattaATATCTATTATATAGCCTCTTGGTTtattattagggtttagggttagggttaactaGTGTTTATGGTtatgggttagggtttagggaggATAATTTTTTACATATCGCAACGTGATACAAACGTGCATGGATGATATTCTTTTAGGGAGGAAATAAATATTTACTTTTACTATCGTGTTGGTAACAATTTGAACCAGTGTTTGATTTTCAAGTCTGATACCACATGGAATTGTTATTGCATGCATGATCTAGATGGTATGTAAGATTCAACCAACGTATCAACATGTGAGTGAAAGAAATAAGAAAATTTTATATATTAATGCAACGTAAATTTACCAAACAAGGCACACCGCTAGTCGGAAACCTGGGTTGTATGTGCATCTCTCTATGCACAAGGCAGAAACAATAACATACATAGGGCGGCATCTTTGTCGGGCGGCAACGGATGATACGACGGGCCATTCAACTGTTCACTTGGGCGTGACAGGCATTAACCAGACAAGTCAAGTCTATGCTCACTAGAGTACTCCATTGCGACCTCTGTTTTGTGTAGGGGACTAGGAGAAAAATTTACTTACCATTTGTATATGCCGTAGTACCATTGGTAAAAAATCTCCTCCTTTGTACATCTGTCGTGCCACGTGCAAATGGTCAAACACTCCactattcaaaaaaaaatctgacATCCTCCACTTATAACTTTCACTCGTACGTTACAGCTCGGGCTGCCCGGTCGATATTCAAAAAAAAAGTTAGGTCCAGCCGGAGATGGGGGACGACAGCCCCAGCCGGAAATCCGCCATGGAGGACAAGGCTGACGCCATCCCGGACGAACTTCTTGGGCTCGTGTTCGTGCGCCTCACCAAGCCTGTGGACCTAGTCCGCGCCGCTGTGACCTGCGGGCGCTGGTGCCACATCATCGTGGTCGAAAGCTTCTGCGTCCTCTGCGCTCTCCACGGCGCGCCGTCCACCAAAGTCGCTGGCAGCTACCTCGTCGACGAGCGCTCACACGGCTGGCGTATGCCTGGCCGTCATCCCGTCTACTTTCCCTCTGCCCGGCCACCATGGACGGGGTCCGCCACAAGGAATCTGGCGCTCAACTTCCTCCCTCGGACGAAAGACGGCGAGCTCATATGGGAGCTCGCCGACGTTCGGGGCGGCCTCCTACTCCTTCTGGACTTCAACCAcgccaaagatggatggtcttggGTGAAGCTGTCACATGCCATCGTCTGCGAGCCCCTGGCACGTTGCTACATGACGATCCCTCCCTCGGAGTGGTTCCACAGAAGCCATTTCGTCGCCGCCGTCCTGCTCCACGGCGAGGACGCAAGGGCGCGCATCAGTCTGTCAAATTTCAGGGTGATGTGCGCGTTCTATCAAAATGGAATCGCTAAGTCCTACGCGTTGTCCCCCGCCTCTGGTGGCCGctggacctcctccggcgccaccGCGAGTAGCAGTAGGGTGCTATGCGGCAGGGACTACTGGACGGCCGCGGGGCCGATCAGCTTTATCAGGAGCAACAAGCGGTTCGCCCACTGGTCGGTCGGAAACTACGTTCTTGCATTCGACAAAGAGTCCGGCGAGCTCTCGTCTCAGTCCTCGCCGGTCATGCTACCGGGCGGGGGCGCCGAGCTGGAGTACGTGCTAGAGCTATCGTGGCCACCTACCTTCCGAGTTATCTTATGCTAGGATTCTGGCTGTCTTAGGTAGCATAGAGAAATGGTTGTATCTGTGTGAGCTTGTGATCGACCGCTTGCGTTTGTTCGCGATTAAACAGTTTCTGATGCTTTATTGCTTGCGTTCATGATCGTTTATTAGTAATACTACTTCCGTTCATCGAATTGAGTTTTTGCTGTTTTACAGATGTATCTTGTGTTAAGGGAACTTTTGTGAAATTTAACAAGCAAATACTTCTATCCTCGTCAAGTAAAATAAAATAGGAACTTGTTTCCTCGGGATGTGGATAATCAGATGGCGTGTTTATGATGGCCTGTCAGAGCCTAGTAGACCAAGtttcagagagagagagagagaggattcAAAGGATTTGTAACGTGTGAGATTTAAGTGGATGGAAAATTTCCTCCGAAACATATAACTCATCTACATGCTAAAAAAAACTAAACGGATGTCCGCATATCGATTTGTTAGCATGGATGCCACGTCATCATTGACATGTGGGCCACCAATTGTTAGATTTGTTATTAAGAACCTTAAAATCCTAGATATGGACCTCCCCGCATATATAGTTTGTGTATTGTTAAAACTAAGTTTTTTGAATTCCTAAAATTTAGTTTTTTTGAATAATTTTTTATTTcctatattatttttattttataaagTTTTAAAGTTTTAGACTATTCGAAAGTTAGGTTTTTATATAttcttttatacttgtttaaccaTTAGTGATTTTTGTCTTTTAAAAAAAaagttttaaaaaataaaaaacttaGACTTTTggaaagttcacttcatttttttggaagttcacttcattttctgAAAATTCTGTCCATATTTTCGAAGtttacttttttttttcttggaaATTCACTTTTTTTGAAGTTCACTTATtatttttggaagttcacttcattttttggaagttcacttcattttctgAAAGTTCTGTCCATATTTTCGAAGTTTACTTTATTTTTTCTTGGAAATTCACTTTTTTTAAGTTCACTTATTATTTTTTCACATCATTGTTTCGAAGTTCATTGATTTTTGTGGGAAGTTCACTACATTTTTTCGAAGTTCATTGACCTCACCCCACCTCCCGATTACCACCCCATCCCATCTCCCGCGGACCTAATAATTAAACACCCACATTTCCCTCAATCTCCAACACCACCCACCACACCCACATTGATCACACCCTGCCCCATGCATCCCACCTCACCTACCCCACCTCACCTCCCATAGAAACAACgtgtaccctaaccctaaccctaaccctaaccctaaaccctaaccctaaccctaaaccctaaccctaaccctaaccctaaccccctcaaccctaaccctaaccctaaaccctaaccctaaccctagcactaaccctaaccctaaccctaaaccctaaaccctaaccctagccctaaccctaaccctaaaccctaaccctaaccctaaccctaaccctacccctaaccctaaaccctaaccctaaccctaaccataaccacagtttgtttgattccaccacaTGAAATAGAGGTATATACATATGGGTGAATATGCGTTAGATTTCCTATGAAATTTAGCGTAATTGAAAGTTTGTTTGGTAGAATACTAGCTAGTACTGAAATCAATCCTTGAAATAAAATAACCATACAAGAAAAACTTCCGATCCTACTGCCTCTGATTCAtactacttgatgctaaaatggatgtatctataactaaaatgtgtccagatacatctatattatcatcaagtaatatgaatcggagcacTATAAGGTCTAtctataaccctaaccctaaaaaaccctaaaccttaaaccctaaccctaacccctaaaccctaaccctaaccctaaaccctaaaccctaaccctaaaccctaaccctaaccctaaaccctaaccctaaccctaaccctaaaccctaatgctaaccctaaccctaaccctaaaccctaactctaaccctaaaccataaccctaaccctaaccctaaccatagtTTGCTTGATTCCACCACATGAAATAGAGGTATATACATATGGGTGGATATGCGTTAGATTTCCTATGAAATTTAGCGTAATTGAAAGTTTGTTTGGAAGAATACTAGATAATACAGAAATCAATCCTTGAAATAAAATAACCATACAAGAAAAACTTTCGATCCTACTGCCTCTGGTTCAtactacttgatgctaaaatggatgtatctgtaACTAAAATGTGtccagatacatctatattatcatcaagtaatatgaatcggagcacTATAAGGTTTAtctataaccctaaccctaaaccctaaaccctaaccctaaccctagccctaacccaaaccctaaccctaaccctagccctaaccctaaccctaaaccctaaccctacccctaaccctaaatcctaaccctaaccctaactctaaccatagtttgtttgattccaccacaTGAAATAGAGGTATATGCATATGGGTGGATATGCGTTAGATTTCCTATGAAATTTAGCATAATTGAAAGTTTGTTTGGAAGAATACTAGCTAGTACGGAAATCAATCCTTGAAATAAAATAACCATACAAGAAAAACTTCCGATCCTACTGCCTCTGATTCAtactacttgatgctaaaatggatgtatctataactaaaatgtgtccagatacatctatattatcatcaagtaatatgaatcggagcacTATAAGGTTTATCCTACAAATTTCCAATACAAATGCTTTTAATCAAAATGGTTGGTTTATGCAATTTCCTACGCAGGTGAGCAATGACAGCGCAAGCCTGTGTTGACAAAAGCTATAGGGACACCAGTCAACATCAcccaaaaaggtgatgcatgtctcccgcTTCACCCGAGCAGGAGAGGCGCCAGTAAATCTTTCCCTTCTTCTACGCGCCATCtctgtccaatcctgacttcctgATGTATGTCAGAGGGCTACACTCTTGACCTTCTGCGGAgcccaccattttattgcatgtgTGTTCACAAGATGAGAATTTCGAGAGAGGAGGACTACCGCGGAGCCTATGTGCAGCTATATCACCCGATGAGCGGGCCCTACATCACAAGATTTCGAAGGGGATTCTGTGACTTTGCCTTTCCTGACTTTGGTTCATTGCCAGTCGGGTCCCGCATGCAGTGTGACCCACATTTCAGTGATTCAAAGTCAGGGAAATGTTAGAGAGGCAGGGTCAAAGAATATTTTCCCCAAGATGTGTTCACAAGCTGAGAGTTTCGAGAGAGGAGGACTCCTGCGGAAGCCTATGTGCAGCTGTATCATCCGACAAGTGGGCCCTACATCACAAGATTTCGAAGGGGATTCTCTGACTTCGCCTTTCCTGACTTTGGTTCATTACCAGCCGGGTCCCGCACACGGTGCGACCCCACATTTCAGTGATTCAAGGTCAGGGAAATGTTAGAGAGCAGGGTCAAAGAATATTTTCCGCAAGATTTGGGCTCACTGAGATTGGACTCTGCCTATATATTATATTGCACCGCTACAGCCAGAAACTATAGGTGGCATTGCTCACTGGCGCCGGCGTAGATCAGCACCATAGCTGTAGCTTGCACCGAGGAGAGAAGACAAGGTCGGCGAGATGGCGAGTCCTCGCCGGACCTGCCGGCCGTTGGCAGCACAGCGACTCCGGCTACTCAAAGGTACATATATATACTACTACTCGTGCAACCGCCGTCGAGCCGAAGAACTAGCTAGATTACAATGTTCGCCACCGTTTTCTCTTGCGATGGCTTACTCCATACGACAGGTAAATCATGATGGCATTAAACTTTTGGTATGCAAGATTCAAAATAAAGTCGATGGttatattttgaaaaaaaatcgatGGTTACAACAGCTAAGAAAATATATACTACTACGGTGTACGTACTACTATGAGTAGACAAAATGGGTCTAAGCTTGGAGTCGTCTCATTTTGACTTTTGTGTATGTACTGGGTCGTATGGGTAGATGTACTAAACTATGTACTACTACGTAGCAAGTTTTCCCGTTTTTTCACTCCCCAATGCCTCAGCCCTAACGGTGCACAGGAGACATATTAAGTATTGTGTACCGTATATGAATTTGGTATTATGAACGCTCATACTTTACAATTTTGAATACAGTTCGTCAAGCATCATCTGCACAAGATTTATTAGGGAAGAAGCGCAGGCGACGCATTGTTGCTGGCTGGCCGCACAAGATTGACGGATCTCTGGACGAGTGAATTATTAGACTTCGGTGACAGTGCACGAAAAATCCGCAGCCTGTGTCTGGGGTGATAACCGCGTGGACGCTCTCTGCGGTACTACTGTACGTGCTCAAGTTCTCCACTCCGATGTCACCCCTGCCGTATCTGCTCTCGGGTGATAACCGTCTGAGCTCGCCCTTATTTGATTTTCTCTCTGGTTGGTTGGATGACTAAAATGTAGGTGAAGTTGTAGAATCAAATTTTGCTACCAATATACTCTTCACCGTACCTATCCTCCGGACCGGCCGGAGACTTGTTGTATTATCGAATGTGTATAATGTCTGTCGTGTGCATTATGAGTTAATGAAATTTTGTTACTAATAATTTTTTGTCAAACATTTCTTTATGTCTGTAATAATTAGGCTGATTATTTCTTCCCTCGGTCTTCCAAAAAGGTTGTTCACCGGATGAACTTGAAAGCACGGATCTCACACGCCTCATGGTGCGCATGTTCCCGAGATCGTTGTGCATGGTCTATCAGAGAGGCTCTGCATTAGCGTAGCTGCTCAAGTTCTCCACTCCGACGTGACCCCTACCGTACCTGCTCAAGTTCTGCACTACGATGTGACCCCTGTCGTATCTGCTCTGCCCGAGAGGAGAGGATACATTTATGGCCCGTTGTGTAGATGATGTACTCCGTACTAATGTTCTTGCTCGTGTTTGCGCGTGTGTTTGACCATTTCCTGACCGTAGTAGTAGTGGTAAGGATCCGATGCGAATTAGCATGAGAATTTTACCAATCGAATGGCCACCTAGAGTAGTACTGTACGTTTTTTCGCAAACCCATGATCACCATGAGTATTTCTGAAAGCTCCATACATAATTTGCTAAATTACATTCTGGACCAGTTCCTTCACATGAAATTGACATACTCGTACTAGTGGTCACCATAGAATAGACACACATGCACTTATATTTCTACATAATTACAACTCGAGGGCAAGGATCCTACGGTACAACTCGTAGCTCACGTACCCGTCTTTTGCTGCGTACTCGAGGTGCATCGGGGAGAGTGGCTTAGTCCCCCATAAGTCGTGCTTGTCAGATGAGAACTTTGTCTTCATGTTCTTGTAGGACCCGTCGATGATGGCCTCTGCTAGATTAGCCATTCCTACCCGGCTCTTGAATATATCTTGGATGTCGACGTGGTACAGCTCTGGAATATGCATCTTGGCACGGGCAAGCATGACCTTGTCCTTCCTAGTGCCAACGCTCGCGAAAGTAATACCCTTGCGCTCAAAAAAATTGTTCAGAGCCGGACAATGTTTGAAGGAACTGCTGTAGTGGTACACGAGGACGTGCTGCCGCATGGCGATTTGCACGACGGCCATCTCTTGTCGCTTGCACGTGCTACGTGGGGTGTACTCGAGGTCAAGTCCAACATACCTGTTCTTCTCCTTCTCGAGCCATTTCTCATACATGGCTAGGATTTGCTCCACGGTAGCTTCTTCATTGGTGTAGACAACTTCCAGAGTCGTGGTGCCATGGGTAGTGATGTGATGGGTCTCCGTATGGTTCCCAACATCCATGCGTGGGAGGTAGAGCTACTGAATGTGTGTGTATGTGGAGGGGGAGGGGGGTGGGGGTGGGAGGGATTGCTGCGGAATGAGTGAGGAAGAGTGTAGATGGATGCCGAAGAATGAATGGGAATTTGGTACTACCTCCTTCAATTAAAAGGCTAGTTTTGCATCACCACCAGACAATTTCTCATTGGACGCTAAAAATTCTTCCTATGCTACGTGCATTTATTTAATTAGAAGAAGTAACCCTCCTCCAATTACTCTCCAATCGCATGCTATTCCCTATGGTGAAACTTAGTGGGAGCatttttcttatttgcattccCATTTGCTTCGTTTTGCACCGCATCACCTGCATGCAAATTAACATGCATAGGTCAGTTTGTTTCGTTCTCCACCCCACATGCATGCAAACATGTTTCCACCTAGCAATGGCTATATATATTAATATTGGGTCATCCAGCCGTTCCACTTCACGAGATTTTGGCACATGTTCAAACCATTGCATATTCCCATTTTCAACCGAAACTAATCTCTAGTTAAAGTGGGAGCATTTTTCTTAGTTGCATTCCCATTTGCAACTGAAAAAGTCTCAGATGCGAACCCCCCACTTGCAACCCCCAAAAAAAACTCGTATGAAATCCAACTTGCAACTGATGTGCACGAATCACGATGAAATCGGATGGCTCAGGACTTTAGCTGAATATATAAATTTTCCTTCCACTTACATATTGATCCGTTGGTTGAATCTTACATACCATATAGATCATGCTAGCAGTAACAATTCCACGTGGTACCAGACTCATGTAAATCAAACATTGGTTCAAATCCTTAGCAACACGACACTAAAAGTAAACCCTAAattacctaaaccctaaaccataaaccctaaaaatAAACCAAGAGGTTCTAGAATAGATATTCTAAGCCCGACTTACCCACTCAACCGACAAATTAACCCACCTCCGCCAACACTTTCTGGAAAGTTCACTCCACTTTTTAGGAATTtcacattttttttaaaaaaatcacttCATTTTTGGAATAAGTTCACTTTACTGTTTTGGAAGTTTACTGATCATTTTTTAAAAGTTCCCTATTTCGAAGTTCACTTTATATTTTTTTAGAATTTCATTTATATTTTTTGAAGTTCACTTATTAATTTTGGTAGTTCACTCAatttttttgggaagttcacttgaTTTTTTCAAAGTTCATTACATTTTTTAAAGTTCATTTTTGGAAGAAGTTCACTTCTTTTTTTTCAAAAGATTCACATCATTTTTTGGAAGTTCCCTATTTTTTTGAAAGTTTCACATTGTGGGGTGTGTGGTCGACGGAAGATGGGGTGGGATCGTCGAGAGTATGGTGGTGTGTGGGGTCTGTGGAAGGTGGCGTGGTGTA
It includes:
- the LOC127348206 gene encoding uncharacterized protein, with the protein product MDVGNHTETHHITTHGTTTLEVVYTNEEATVEQILAMYEKWLEKEKNRYVGLDLEYTPRSTCKRQEMAVVQIAMRQHVLVYHYSSSFKHCPALNNFFERKGITFASVGTRKDKVMLARAKMHIPELYHVDIQDIFKSRVGMANLAEAIIDGSYKNMKTKFSSDKHDLWGTKPLSPMHLEYAAKDGYVSYELYRRILALEL